The Buteo buteo chromosome 1, bButBut1.hap1.1, whole genome shotgun sequence sequence AGTCCCAAGCAACAGAAGAGTTAGCAATTTTAATACATAAACTCAGTGAGAAACTAAATCCTAATATGTTGAGATGTGAATGATTCAACAGAGGAACCATGGCTTTGACTACAGCACAACTATTTATTGGCAATAATATTTCAGTATCTTatacttgaaaaatatattgtagATTTTTAGCACTAAATAACTTTATGTACAGCTTCTCTGGAATTTAGTCTTAGGAAATTTTATTAACTCACCACAGAAACATCACTCTCTTCATTTTAGTTGTCTGAAAGCAAGAACTAtcatctgtttggtttttggtttgtttttggttggggtttttttgcatttatgcaTTAAAAAGGTATAATGGTATGAATTGCTGATATTTTAACAGGTTTATGAATACATACTGAGAATTCTTTGCACTAAGattgcaagaaaaaattaaaataacagataTACAGTGTAGTACTCTGTTCCTTGCCGCAACTGAGTATGAATAGGATTTTTTGTAATACTGTAAATCAGCTAGCGCAGTGGAGGATTACTTGAAATCTTTGTTCTTTATTAGCGATGCTAGTAATGCGTATGAGCTGAGAACTCGCGGTATGATTACAAGGAATTAATGAAAATCAGGTGAAAGTGTGAATGTAATGGTAGTAGCACTGTTTAACACGTATGTATGTACATGTACCCACAACTACCGTTTCTTAATTCAGCACATTGACTTTCTCGAGGAAGgactagaatttttttttaaaaaaaaaacaaacaaaaccaccactacCAACTTTGGAAGGTAACATGAACTCGGTCCAAAGCTACTCTTTATGtgggagaaattttttttttttaattcagactCCGCCCAGGGCTGGTATTTTGTTACACTGTTCCAGACGATGCCTCCGACGCTTCattgttaaataaaatattcctaCTTTACTGAGAACTTCATGTCGTCCCGCTAGTTTGGCACCCaagtgccggggggggggacaggggccgcccgccgcctcccctcaGGCCCCTCCTCAGGCCGCCAGACGGCTACCGAGAGcccgggccccgccccctccggcGGACGCTGTCCAATGGCGGCGCGCGGCTCGCTGCGGGCCCGCCTCCTCGCCGTCAGGCCTAGCCAATGGGAAGCCGCCTCGGGGCGATGCGGGCCGCCGCCTGAGGTTGCCGCGGTAACGGGAGCCTGAGGCAGCGGCCGCGGGTGGGAtccgctccccgccggcccTATGGAGCTCAGCCTGGCCCGCGTGGACTACCTGCAGGTGGGCCCGGGCTGCCTCCGCCTTCCACTCCTTCCAccccggggggcgggggagggcggCTGGACCGGCAGCCGGCGGCTTGGGCGAGCaagggggcggccggggcccgCGGGGCGAGGCGGTCGGTGGGTGAGGGGGGAGCCGTCCGGCGGCCCCACGcgagggcggcggggccggtgaGAAGCTCGAAGGAGGTTGTCGGCGGCGGGACCGGCTCGGGAAGGGCCTCCCggtggggccggggccgggcaggcCTCCCGCTTCGGGCCGCGGGTACGGGGCTGCAGAGCCGGGCCCGTGGCGCTCCCGCCGCGCTGCGCTGAGCTCCCGGTCCCCGAAAGGCCGTCGGTTAAAGATCGTGTCTTCCCACAGGTGGGAGTGACAGCCCAGAAGACGATGAGGCTTCTTCCCGCCTCGGGGAGAAAGGCGACGCAGAAGGTAGCGGCTGTCGGCAAGGCAGAGCCGGCCCCGCCGGCTCCCGCTGACTTGCTCTCTGGCCGTGGAGTGTACCGTGGTAACAGGAGTAGTAGTCACCTCTTGAGTTTCTTCAGGTGTTAGGACGTCCCAGGGGGAAAAAACTTTGGAACCAAGGTCTTGGAACTTTCTGGACAACTTTTGCAAAAATAGAGAGGGAAGGCTGGATTTGTTTCCGGAAAACTTCAAGAACCAATACGGAATCGTTTTCAAAACTTAAGGCGTTGCTGAAACCGCAAGGAAGCTCCTCCGtatctatttctgttttgctaaCGCCTCATATAGATGAaatacttctctttttaaattttccttaatACAAGTCCAAGCTAAGGAAACTTAGTTAGGAAAACTCTGTAGAAATAAtggtgcattttttttgtttcagtaataaattctcaatataaaaatacaactaTTCCCAAGTACGCCTTTCTGGAGTGTTCCGCCCAATGGTTGCTGGCGTTTACACcgagaagcagaaaaaggattGTAAATGCTATTGCTTAAATTACTCTTCTTAGACTTTAGTGTCCTCTTTGTAGCAGTTTATCTAGCTTTTCTACATCCAGCTATGTAAATTAAGTACTGTAGAATTTAAAGTACTTAAATATAGGCAAATATgattaatacagaaaaagcattattttaaaatacaattacgcgtgtaataaaaaataattatgttttatattttcGAAGGTGGTTGTTGGAGATCAGGATGGGGTCGTTACATGTTTTGGCATAAAAAAAGGGGAAGCTGTGGTAAGTGGAAATGTTCCATTtaaatttttggtttttaaaaactcttccTAATGAACTTTGAAAGCCTGTTTTTATTGACATGGGAAATAAGATACCTGTGGAAGGTGTCTGGGTAGAGCTGTACCTGGCTGTGATGAGGGCGTGCTGATTTCATGCCTGGACGAGCACATGGTCCTCCACAGTTATAGAGTCAGATACTAGTGTATATCATcacaaaaaaagtcagtttaacaccttttgctttgcagttcaGTTGGGCTTAAGCCTGTACGCATACTCAGCTACTGTGACTGGAGAAAAACCTGCAGTGATTCACGAAGTCAGTCACCTTAAGGGATTTTGACAAGCAGATTGCTTTTTATAAGCCTAGACTTATGCCCAGCTTaataaaaacttcttttttttttttttttcccccttgagGAAGTTTGTAGCCATCTCATAAGGACTCTATAGCAATGCAAAGAAATCTAAGTAGTCTTCTAGAATAAGAATGCAACATGTAAGAGGGAGgcagagagtgtgtgtgtgtgtgtgttctttttaaaaacaaacaaaaaatagctACTAGCAGTGCTGAAATTTTCCTATAGATGAataacactgaaataataaagTCTTAATTTATTATATTATGGCTTTTTATGTTTATTGACTTACAAAATACTTGATTTCTTTGTGATTCTGAAGAGAAATGCACAGATTATTTTTGTCTGCACATAATCTGTAGTATCCTTAGTTTTGCCAGAAATtgtaaaacaaatttattaTCCTTTATGTTAAAGGATTACCATAAATACAGTACTTTTATgatgaaaattgcttttctatttACAGCCAGTGTTCAAAACACTGCCAGGCCAAAAAATTGCAAGATTGGAGTTGGGAGGAGCTCTCAATACACCACAAGAGAAAATTTTTGTGGCTACAGGATCAGAAGTTAGAGGTTTCACAAAAAGAGGGAAGCagtttctttcatttgaaactAACCTCACTGAAAGCATCAAAGCTATGTATGTatggtattttgcatttttcatagGCATAGCAGATTGTTAGTTTATGATtttatgaagtaattttttactGTATTGTGTGCTTGTAGGGAACACTAAGTGCCAGACCAGCTTTAGCTTGTGCTGTGACTTGTAGGAAGGAACTTAGGTGAGGTTTAGAAAGTGCAGGGGAGCTTGGGAGGGGTCTGGAGGCACTCAGGTCAGTGCAAAGGCAGGTGAGCGGAGCTGGGGTTATTGCCATAGTGTATCATGTCCATATACCCTTCCTGTAGCAGAACAGgaacaaattttttatttttctttttggatcGTGTTGTGAGACGCTGCCACATATAAACTGGCTTGAGAAGAATTAATATaatcaaaatatattaaagaaatttCTATAAAGGTATTCTTAGGATTTTATGTGAAGACAAAATAGGAAATTTGAGAGCTGCAGAAATCATGTGGGTTCAGCATTcataagaaacttttttttaatagctggaGCAGCTTGCGGGGCCCACTAATGCCTTGAATCTGTAAGCAGTAGTGCACGCATATAGTAGGGCTAAAAGACTATCACTGCAACTATACTGGGAGAATGCAATaggaagtgttttctttttctcaggcATATTTCAGGAGCAGATCTCTTTCTTTGTGCAAGCTATATCTATAACCATTACTGCGACTGCAAAGACCAGAACTACTACTTATCGGGAGATAAAATCAATGATGTTCTCTGCCTTCCTGTAGATAAAGTGAATTGCATTACACCGGTACTTGCATGTCAGGATAGAGTCCTCAGAGTTTTACAGGTTAAAATACTTGCTTGTTTATGTTTTATGTATTGATGCCATAGAACTGGAGTAATTCTTAAGGCAATCAGCATATCAGCATGGCTTAAGCATCGTAAGGATAAGCATATTATATCTTACTTGGTAGCATTACTGTTTATAATGCtggtcctttttttcttttttttttccctaaagaaaaTCATGATTATAAACTTGCAAAATGAGGATTAATAAAACCATTATAAATAAGATTTGGAATTCATAGGTGGAAGTAGATAACAAATTGGTCCCTTCTAAGAAAAAGTGCTCACATAAGGGAATTAAATGTGTAAGTCTTTATCAGTTTGGAAATTCTTGCTCTCACAAATTACTGTTAAGGCAAGACTTAGTGATATTAAGTGGTTTAACAACCTTATTTACCAGATAaattcacagattatttttaataataacacATTTCAAGAGtcctatattttatttatataaacttTGCCCTGTTTTGGCTTAGAAATGGTTCTCCCATAGGTATTGGGAGTTTGCATAAGTGAACCATATCTGTTACTGTTATTCATAATAATTTTGTCCTTATGTTTGTGGCATTTTGTTATGGTTTATTTTGTGgctggtgttttggggtttgtttgttttggttggtgtggttttgtttggattgtgttttgttgggttttttttttccaaaactcatTCAAGATAGTTCTCTTTGTCTTTAGGGGTCTGATTTACTGTATGAAGTAGAAGTTCCTGGACCACCTACTGTTCTTGCTCTAAACAATGGAAATGGGGGTAAGAAGATTTTGAATATACACATATctaaataatgttattttactatatttttaagattttattgcTTGTATTTGTTAATTACATTTTGCCTTGATTTTTAAGCTGAtgttaaaaatgcagcagagagCTGACTATGTGAAGTCATTTCttacatacaaataaatacatatacacacatataacTGTATTAGCTCTAAATGATATTCACATTTAATTGAAAGCCTCTTACAAGAGCAGTGAGATATAAGGTGGTCTCAATGTGTAAATACAAACTTTTGGGGGCCTTGTCAAAGTTCTGGGTTTGGGTTTCTCTTACACATGGATTTCCATAACTAGATTTGCTAGTTGCATCTGTCTGGATGGATGAGAATATAGAGTAGATCTCACATAAACTTAAGACTGTGGAAGGATCAAGCTTAAAATAGTTTGATCATCCTTCTTGCTAATCTGTTCTAACCTAATTGAAATCTCTTTAGTGTGTTGATCTGGTGCTTAATTTAGTTTCAGTTAGGTGGTGTGACAATGACATTGAGAGTTGGTTTGGAAAAGTTGCTCATTCTTGCTTATGTCTTGGCACAACATTCACTGTTGGATGTGTGTTCTGAATGAATCtctgttcctcttctgtaaaagcagtttaataGCCTATCTTTGCTGTAATTTAAAGTATTGGATTATGAATGGTTTTTAGGCAGAACTGCACTGCAGGGGGGCATTCATACACAGAAGAGTGATAGCCATGAAGAACTTATCAGAACAGGTGCAgttttcatgtatttgtttttgtttgtaaagTCTGACAGTTCTGTTACACAACACTAGtgttagtattttctttttccctcagGCTGTAGAGTGTCACTACACAATACTTTCGAATTTTTTACATTGGTATACTTGATTTTATCAATTCTAAATGCAGTTTATGTGTTTAGGTGATTCTGGAGAAGAAATTGTGTATGGAACTTCTGATGGTAAACTGGGTCTTACCCAGATTACTGGTTCCAAGCCTGTATCTAAGTGGGaaattggaaatgaaaaaaagagaggaggtATGTGTCTCAATCTCTCCCTCTTTAGCTTTCCAGCATATCTGAGGCTTTATTACGAGTATAATAATCAGGAAATCTTATTCATAGATACTTTGGAGGCATATTGTAATTATGCCAATATGTGATATTAATATGAGTAAGGTCTCTTTCATTCTTCTGATTTTCTTATAAATAATTCTAATCAGTTTGTCTTGCTTTGGGTTTTCTGTTCGTATTATTTCCActgttttacagtatttttaaagtggCATTTGTAAAACAGTGTTGATTCATATACGATTACTTGAGGTTTTTATCATTTTTGTGATTATTTCTAAGTGCAAATATACCTGCCAGATTTTTCAGATGTTCAGTGGTCTTAAAGTCTCTTCAGAGGAAAGATTAGCATCTTCTTTgcgagacttttttttttttttttttttttaaaaagctattataAGGGGTTTTGTCTGAAGATGGAATAAAGCTTTCATTAAAGCTCCACGAATGAGGCTTAACTGATCAGAGCACAGTAGGACACTTTCCCTGTTTGGGAAACATACCAGCCTTGgtgtgctgcttctgcagcgTCTGTTAGCCTGTAGTCCTTTGTTAAGGAGAAGACCAAGAATAGAgtatctgggttttttctttttttaaatttaattttctcataAAAGCTATTGCTAAATTAGTTTCTTAAAAGGTCCCTACTCTTCATATGAAGTAGTCATAAAAGTTAAATTCCATCTCGTTACTCATATTAATTCTTGTACAAACTCTctcactgctttttccttctagaCCCTAACTCTCTTTCCTGTCCAAACGTGATTAGTTGTCATAGGCTGGTTCCACAAGTGCTAGTAGGTGGGTTTGTCCAGTAAGGTGTCAAGTAACAGTACCTACTCCAGGTCTGGCGTGAGTCAGAACCCTCTTTCTGTCAACCTTAGCCAGAATTCATAGCAGTCAGTCCATTTACCAGTAGCTTTAAGTCAGttatagaaaacaaagaatgcTTGCTTCTTCAACTGCCAAAGTTACAGTAGTGTGGACAGACAGATAGTTAATCTGGGGAATTGTTTGACGAGGGAGGGTTAAACCCCTCGAAATTTAGCTATTTGAACGTCAGAAAGGGTCTCTGTTCAGTGCTTTTCACCAAGGGGACTgtagtggttttggtttggaaTTAGCCGCTGTAAAACCAGCTGTACAATCTTGAACCTCAGGCACAGGTGAGGGACTTCAGCCCTCTAGTGGACTCATCCAGAAATAGCATTAATGAAACCTTAAAAGCCGACCAAGAATCAATTTTTATGTAACTGAATGTGGCCTGTGTATTATTGTGTCATAAATGAATGAAGATGAAGTaaactggtttgttttctttttcattaggTATTTTATGTATTGATAGTTTTGACATTCTGGGAGATGGAGTTAAAGAATTACTCGTTGGACGAGATGATGGAGTGCTAGAAATCTATAATTTTGAGAGTGCAGATGATCCTGTCCTTCGATATGATCATGTAAGCCCACATTCATCATACTCTTCTTTGctagaaaaatgaattaaaaaaaaaatctgtatttcaaaacttAAAGTATTTACAAGATCATTACTACTAAAATGTATGGGTTTTAATTTGATGAGCTCTGTAATGTTGACAATATGAACTTCAAAGCAGTATCCTAATATTTAAGAATCAGAAAGTGAAATAGTCCTGATTTGAGCAAATATCAAAATAGTGTAAAGGGTACGTTAAAGTTCCAGGTCTGTTGACTACTGAAGTCTCTACTGGGTGAAACCTAATACAGTGCTTTTCTCTCAGTGAAAAAACAACCCCGTGTTGTGTATGGTCTGTGTTTTACATGTAAAATGATAAACCTAAGCTGTCAGGACTTTACTGAGCATAATTACTTCGGTtataaattgtttaaaatagtAGATTTGATCCATAGTGATTATTTCAGCCTTCAGTCAGATGCTAATTCCTGCTGGAAAAATACTGTCCATCAGTGGTTTGCTTTAAACtcctttttaatgtatttgttatGCAGAGTAGAATTGGAATGCGTTTGTTAAAACACCCCAATTTAGCTGTGATGGTCATCAGCTAGTTTACTCTTTTCTAGGTCTAGATGTTGTCCATCTATGTAGGTATTTTGTGATGCAGGtaaaacccccacaaaaaccccaaacttctaAAATTTCCCTCTGcttgaatgtatttatttgaagGCTTTATCGGAGAGCATTGCATCAATCCAGGGTGGCTGTGTGGGAAAAGATGGGTATGATGAAATTTTAGCATCCACATATTCAGGTAAGCTTCATATTATTTACTCATTAAATGTTGCATATGGTGATGTGATAAAAATGAAGCAGGCTATGTTGTTAGTGCAGCTTGCATCtcttaaaatttttgttttggttggaagCAGGATAATGTTTTGTGGAAAAGATCTCTTGTAATTTAATAtttacacttcaaaaaaaagtttcctacACTCAAgctatgtttttatattttaagatattCATAATGTGTTCCGCTGTGTAACACAGCGGCTGGTTATTCTCTGGTGTAGACTGCTGCCTAACTGTGATGAAATAATGAATACATTATGTCCGAAGGaattatttatgatttttttttaaattaaaaatattgacagacatgcatatcttttttttgttttcccatcttttttatagtttccttctttttcagcttCATATGGCTTTAAATGGGgttgattttgcttttagtaGAAAATAAAGCTTCCCCAGGTGAGGCGTCTCAGCAGCCCCTCTGTAGGATTTGAGCTATTGGCCTGACTGTCACAGAGGCCACAATAAACATGCTGCATACATTAACTGCTGGGAGCTAAAATATTGCTAATTCTCCATCTTTGTGTAGATGAGCTAAAAAATGAACCTACTGAAACCTCTCCTATTCAAAATCATGTATTTGGCAAGATACAATTCTCTGGTCAGTTATTGAGAAGTAATGGTGTTCAAGTACCTCTTAGTCTTTAGATGATTAAAGGACTCGTACCTCACCTCATATGAATTGTTTTGGTATGATAGGCTGCAACAATACTGTGGCCAAAGTAATTTGTGGCTTCTTTTAGTGGGAATGTTATAAAGATCCGTGAAtcatggaagaaagaaaaaagtgaaagccCATGTTCTGCTGTGGGTTTTCAATGGTGAACTCTGGCAGGATGTGCAGTCAACTGAGTTTGGCAGATTTTGGCACATCAGGAGAAGTAGTGCTCAGAGCAGTAAAAGTTACTTTTGAAGCCTGGCAGCGTAAgatttctgtggatttttttaaaagttcatgcTCCATTATTGGGCTTTCTTGGTACTTGAAGTAGATAGCTAAGGAATGTGAAAGATTGTGGACATGTCAGCTTTTATGGTGCTTTTTATAATAACACCATCATACTGTTTGCATGCATTACGTGAGGTAACTAGAGCTATAAACACCCCCTCAAGTCTGCATATTGTACCTGAGGTGTCAGGATATAATCAAtgagtatttgcttttttataaGTAAATATAATTAAGTAAACaaaaagatgacttttttttttcctcttcaactGGCGGCATTCAATCTCAAAGCACACTGTGCAACATACAGTTTgttacaaacacatttttgtcaGAGAAACAGAGGTGGGAAAAAATGTAACTGCTCGGTTAAAAACTGTTGCAGAGGGATTTATTGCTCAAAGTACcacatgaaaaagaattaaGTAATGTTTTCCAATCTGTAAGTTAAGAATGAAATCTGTAAAAAATCATGCTTAGTCTTTAGATTAATCCTCCAAAGCAagtattaaattaaaatcttgaTTCTCTCTACCCAGTATCTGGAACAAACATCATTCCACACATACAAAAGCTGAGTGTAGACTTTTCTTTATAGCTTATAAGGAATAAAAACTTCATATATTGGTTTAGGCTGGCTGACAGGACTGACTACAGAACCTGTCCATAGAGAAGGTGGATCAGGTGAAGAACTAAAATTAAGTCAAGAAATGCAGAGCAAGATTTCATCCTTAAGGTAATTGCactagaaagaaatttaaatggaagaattgaaatgttaaaagctgaaatgtcaTCTTTCCTTCCTATCTCAGTGGATTTTCTGTACCGTTAATCTATCTAGAAGTAGAATCAAGCCTTTTCACAGTAGAAATTAATAGCAGCCCATTTCACAGTCTTTTTCTATCTTGCCTTCACGTGATGATGTCTTAATGCTGCCTTCCTCAGTATCAGCAAGATAAGATTCCCTTCTTCCATGCTGCTTGTGGCTTCTAAATGATGGGAGAAAAGTAGTCACTAGCACATAATTCAAAATGCGTTGTactcttgaaggaaaaaagttgtcCTTTCCTATGACTCATAGAAATCTCTTTTGGCAAGGTACAGTAGAATCTACATTTTCATGTGATACAGtttatattttgtctttgttatGTATGTGGAAGGGGAGTCACCAGCTATTTCTGCTTGGAAATTTGTGGACAGAAGATAAACGTGATTGCCTTGCAAGCTTAATCTACTTAATTTCTAGGGTagcttttgttatttatttttttttaagacactaTATGTGGTTTCCCTTTTCTAGAAATGAATTGGAACACTTACAGATTAAAGTACTTCAGGAACGTGAAAAATACCAGCAGTCTTCTCAATCCAGTACTGCTGTTTCATCAGTACCTGCATTTAGTGTGAATGATAAATTTACATTAAATAAGGATGATGCTAGCTACAGCCTCATCTTGGAGGTGCAGACAGCTATAGATAATGTCCTGGTACAGGTGagtgtggttttgttcttgttggCTTTCTTGATatctaaataaaacattcagagACTTTCTAGTTTGAAAAGAAGCTGAGTTATAATATCTTAAGTATATGGGTTTTTAAATACCTGAATCGTTTTAAGAGGGAATTGAAGCGTATAGCCTTGCAACATTGAAGTAACTGTGGTAAATGCTTGTTAGGGAACAGATACAACTTAAACCTTTATTGAACAGAGCAACATTACCAAAATACACCAAAATGCCTGCTATACTAGGAGGTTTCTGTGTAacttttgtgtttgcttttgaatgtGCCTCCTTGTTTAAACAGCAATTAACTCAGTAAATCTTAAATGAGGTGCAGGTTCTCACTCACCAGTTAAGTACCCTCTGTagtggaaaattaattttagaatgGTACGGGCCACCTGTGCACTTCCAGTGTGGGACAGCATCTGATTTGTGTGCAATTGGTGATAAATACTCCTGCCAGGTAGAGCAACCTTCATTAGTTATTCCTCCTACTGCATCAGCAGAAATTAATGTTATCTTTGGTAGTCAGAAAGAGTAGTGGTACTGAATTACCTTCCTTTGGGATATGCATGGGGAGAAAAATTTGACAAGGAGGGATTTGTGAGGTGAATTTGCCATAACAGGTGGAAGAGAACTGCtgtaggattttatttttcacttcttaataaaagtcttatttttattaaggGTGTTATTAGAGCAATGCTAAGCTACAGCTAATATGCAGCTCTATAGTATCTGCTGTTTTCATAGCTAAGTGAGGAATAATGAAATTGTTT is a genomic window containing:
- the BBS7 gene encoding BBSome complex member BBS7 isoform X2 encodes the protein MELSLARVDYLQVGVTAQKTMRLLPASGRKATQKVVVGDQDGVVTCFGIKKGEAVPVFKTLPGQKIARLELGGALNTPQEKIFVATGSEVRGFTKRGKQFLSFETNLTESIKAMHISGADLFLCASYIYNHYCDCKDQNYYLSGDKINDVLCLPVDKVNCITPVLACQDRVLRVLQGSDLLYEVEVPGPPTVLALNNGNGGDSGEEIVYGTSDGKLGLTQITGSKPVSKWEIGNEKKRGGILCIDSFDILGDGVKELLVGRDDGVLEIYNFESADDPVLRYDHALSESIASIQGGCVGKDGYDEILASTYSGWLTGLTTEPVHREGGSGEELKLSQEMQSKISSLRNELEHLQIKVLQEREKYQQSSQSSTAVSSVPAFSVNDKFTLNKDDASYSLILEVQTAIDNVLVQSDVPIDLLDVDKNSAVVSFSSCDSEPNSNFLLATYRCQANTTRLELKVRSIEGQYGTLQAYVTPRIQPKTCQVHQYQIKPLSLHQRTHSIDHDRKGEGCFKSDNISTISILKDVLSKEATKRKINLNISYDINEESVRHTLKLIHPKLEYQQLLAKKVHLIDALRELQVHEGNVDFLLPKYRSILEEADQLLEEYKRQPAHLERLYGMITDLFIDKFKFKGTNVKTKVPLLLEILDGCDEDGLIAFFEAAA
- the BBS7 gene encoding BBSome complex member BBS7 isoform X1, with product MELSLARVDYLQVGVTAQKTMRLLPASGRKATQKVVVGDQDGVVTCFGIKKGEAVPVFKTLPGQKIARLELGGALNTPQEKIFVATGSEVRGFTKRGKQFLSFETNLTESIKAMHISGADLFLCASYIYNHYCDCKDQNYYLSGDKINDVLCLPVDKVNCITPVLACQDRVLRVLQGSDLLYEVEVPGPPTVLALNNGNGGDSGEEIVYGTSDGKLGLTQITGSKPVSKWEIGNEKKRGGILCIDSFDILGDGVKELLVGRDDGVLEIYNFESADDPVLRYDHALSESIASIQGGCVGKDGYDEILASTYSGWLTGLTTEPVHREGGSGEELKLSQEMQSKISSLRNELEHLQIKVLQEREKYQQSSQSSTAVSSVPAFSVNDKFTLNKDDASYSLILEVQTAIDNVLVQSDVPIDLLDVDKNSAVVSFSSCDSEPNSNFLLATYRCQANTTRLELKVRSIEGQYGTLQAYVTPRIQPKTCQVHQYQIKPLSLHQRTHSIDHDRPMNTLTLKGQFSFAEIHSWVVFCLPEVPEKTPAGESITFYFQNTFLGTQLESTYRKGEGCFKSDNISTISILKDVLSKEATKRKINLNISYDINEESVRHTLKLIHPKLEYQQLLAKKVHLIDALRELQVHEGNVDFLLPKYRSILEEADQLLEEYKRQPAHLERLYGMITDLFIDKFKFKGTNVKTKVPLLLEILDGCDEDGLIAFFEAAA